From Excalfactoria chinensis isolate bCotChi1 chromosome 4, bCotChi1.hap2, whole genome shotgun sequence, one genomic window encodes:
- the MTUS1 gene encoding microtubule-associated tumor suppressor 1 isoform X5: MGCASSRLCLYPQCTAARREEALKQHKELSQELVNLRGELVTTSAACEKLERDRNELQVTYEGFLQKLNEQHHNDLAELEERLKQFYTAECEKLQSICIEEAEKYKAQLQEKVDNLNVTHENLKLQLENSHSEKVEELKKKYESSFSELKNAHESERKLLEDSFKEKQELLERKIDELKCENVALSEKLKLEEQKQTAKEKASLKNPQIMYLEQELESLKAVLEIKNEKLHQQDIKLMKMEKLVENNTILMDKLKKVQQENEELKARMDKHMELSRQLSTEQAVLQESLEKESKVNKRLSMENEELLWKLHNGDLCSPRKLSPSSPSVPLQSPRNSGNFSSPTVSPR, from the exons ATGGGCTGCgccagcagcaggctgtgcctCTACCCCCAGTGCACCGCAGCCAGG agggAGGAAGCACTGAAACAACATAAAGAGTTATCTCAAGAGCTAGTCAACCTGCGAGGAGAACTAG TAACAACTTCTGCAGCTTGTGAGAAATTGGAGAGAGACAGGAATGAGCTGCAAGTCACCTACGAAGGATTCCTGCAGAAATTAAATGAGCAGCACCACAACGATTTAGCTGAACTGGAGGAGAGGCTCAAGCAGTTTTACACCGCAGAATGTGAGAAGCTCCAGAGTATCTGCATCGAAGAAGCTGAGAAGTACAAAGCGCAGCTCCAGGAGAAG GTGGACAACTTAAATGTCACACATGAAAACTTAAAGCTGCAACTTGAAAACAGCCACTCAGAAAAAGTAGAggagctgaaaaagaaatacgAATCCTCTTTTTCGG AGCTCAAGAATGCCCATGAATCCGAAAGGAAGTTGCTTGAAGACTCCTTTAAAGAGAAGCAGGAATTGCTAGAG AGAAAGATCGATGAATTGAAATGTGAAAACGTCGCTCTAAGTGAGAAGCTGAAATTAgaagagcaaaaacaaacagccaaagAAAAAGCCAGTCTT AAAAACCCGCAGATCATGTATctggagcaggagctggaaaGTTTGAAAGCGGTGCTGGAGATCAAGAATGAGAAGCTGCATCAGCAAGACATAAAGTTAATGAAGATGGAAAAACTG GTGGAAAACAACACCATCCTAATGGATAAATTAAAGAAGGttcagcaggaaaatgaagaactgaaagctCGGATGGACAAGCACATGGAACTTTCAAG GCAACTTTCTACCGAGCAGGCTGTTCTACAGGAGTCCCTGGAGAAAGAATCAAAAGTCAATAAACGTCTGtcaatggaaaatgaagaactTCTGTGGAAGTTGCACAACGGTGACCTATGCAGCCCAAGAAAACTGTCTCCCAGTTCTCCCTCTGTGCCTCTTCAGTCCCCGCGGAATTCTGGTAACTTCTCTAGTCCTACGGTCTCACCAAGATGA